The following are from one region of the Camelus dromedarius isolate mCamDro1 chromosome 34, mCamDro1.pat, whole genome shotgun sequence genome:
- the C34H11orf87 gene encoding uncharacterized protein C11orf87 homolog: MSARAPKELRLALPPCLLNRTFASPNASGSGNASARGPGAGGGGGGGGTCITQVGQHLFQSFSSTLVLIVLVTLIFCLIVLSLSTFHIHKRRMKKRKMQRAQEEYERDHCSGNRGGRGLLQPAGGQAPTHAKETRLERQARDSASCAPPDASSSSSAGLPCRGPCAPSPPPPAPSPQGAHAASSCLDTAGEGLLQTVVLS, encoded by the coding sequence ATGAGTGCCAGGGCGCCCAAGGAGCTGAGGCTGGCGCTGCCGCCGTGTCTCCTCAACCGGACCTTTGCTTCCCCCAACGCCAGCGGTAGCGGCAACGCGAGCGCCCGTGGCCCCGgcgcaggcggcggcggcggcgggggcggcacCTGCATCACTCAGGTGGGACAGCATCTCTTCCAGTCCTTTTCCTCCACGCTGGTGCTGATTGTCCTGGTCACCCTCATCTTCTGCCTCATCGTGCTGTCCCTCTCCACCTTCCACATCCATAAGCGTAGGATGAAGAAGCGAAAGATGCAAAGGGCTCAGGAGGAATATGAGCGGGATCACTGCAGCGGCAACCGCGGCGGCAGGGGGCTGCTCCAGCCCGCGGGCGGCCAGGCCCCGACCCACGCAAAAGAAACCCGGCTGGAGAGGCAGGCCCGGGACTCTGCCTCCTGCGCCCCTCCCGACGCTTCCTCCTCCTCGTCCGCTGGCCTGCCGTGCCGGGGGCCCTGTGCTCCTTCGCCTCCACCACCGGCCCCCAGTCCGCAAGGAGCACACGCAGCCTCCTCCTGTTTGGACACAGCTGGCGAGGGCCTTTTGCAAACGGTGGTACTGTCCTGA